One genomic window of Xanthobacter dioxanivorans includes the following:
- a CDS encoding CobW family GTP-binding protein, with amino-acid sequence MTVVTGFLGAGKTTLIRAALAHPAAARTAVIVNEFAETGIDDVLLRTASQDVTLIGNGCICCAARSDLNRALRALYADRERGAVPPFDRVVVETSGVSEPAPVLQNFATDRTVTSAYALEGLVTVVDSVLASRTQAHAPIWSEQVALADRIVLTKADLLPPASAAATRALVGALNPQAAIADAADVREAPAFLFGAPGHERTGFACTPQPALPAGAPYVSFVLTFDAPFHWALFTRIMDALAATRGEDLLRVKGLVNVEGCAGPVVVHHVQHLAAPPEELSAWPATAGGADRRTRLVFITRGLSRQKVVALFAAHLDLVAADAARLDPDAAMRAG; translated from the coding sequence GTGACGGTGGTCACAGGCTTCCTCGGCGCCGGCAAGACCACCCTCATCCGCGCCGCGCTGGCCCATCCCGCGGCGGCGCGCACGGCGGTGATCGTCAACGAGTTCGCCGAGACCGGCATCGACGACGTGCTGCTGCGCACCGCCTCGCAGGACGTGACCCTCATCGGCAACGGCTGCATCTGCTGCGCCGCCCGCAGCGACCTGAACCGGGCGCTGCGGGCGCTCTACGCCGACCGCGAGCGCGGCGCGGTGCCGCCTTTCGACCGGGTGGTGGTGGAGACCTCCGGCGTGAGCGAGCCGGCCCCGGTGCTGCAGAACTTCGCCACCGACCGCACGGTGACCAGCGCCTATGCCCTGGAGGGCCTCGTTACCGTCGTCGACAGCGTCCTCGCGTCCCGCACCCAGGCCCATGCGCCCATCTGGAGCGAGCAGGTGGCGCTGGCGGACCGCATCGTCCTCACCAAGGCCGACCTTCTCCCGCCCGCAAGTGCGGCGGCGACGCGTGCCCTCGTCGGCGCGCTCAATCCGCAGGCGGCGATCGCCGATGCGGCCGACGTGCGCGAGGCGCCCGCTTTCCTTTTCGGCGCGCCGGGGCATGAGCGCACGGGCTTTGCCTGCACGCCGCAGCCGGCGCTCCCGGCCGGCGCGCCCTATGTGTCGTTCGTCCTCACCTTCGACGCGCCGTTCCACTGGGCCCTGTTCACCCGGATCATGGATGCGCTGGCGGCTACCCGCGGGGAGGACCTGCTGCGGGTCAAGGGGCTGGTGAACGTGGAAGGCTGCGCCGGGCCGGTGGTGGTGCACCATGTGCAGCACCTCGCCGCCCCGCCGGAGGAGCTTTCCGCCTGGCCGGCGACGGCAGGCGGCGCCGACCGGCGCACCCGCCTCGTCTTCATCACCCGCGGCCTGTCGCGGCAGAAGGTGGTGGCGTTGTTCGCCGCCCACCTGGACCTCGTGGCCGCGGACGCCGCGCGCCTCGACCCCGACGCCGCCATGCGTGCGGGCTGA